In one Silene latifolia isolate original U9 population chromosome 10, ASM4854445v1, whole genome shotgun sequence genomic region, the following are encoded:
- the LOC141607465 gene encoding uncharacterized protein LOC141607465 — translation MIKNMQLQHSQEMANFAKATQQEQANLRATFLKDMREMESRMASHAMANPQRPPGGLLAQGQSSKDASNSHHTHAVVLRSGLELEDPYKDLEVEIEEDPERNGIEMSGEKENPSITPSARVSEAKKGKEACEESSSGGIQVEKDVDGYVEDLPHEEEAIEEVPLQHTKKVTKNSVPPKVSSNSQLVSNIPYPSRAINSRENFKYAKFCDMLEKLEVTLPFTEVIMNMLIYSKFLKDILTKKRVLGDQEIVAMEEAFSAHILNKMPTKLGDPGSFSIPCVVSGVPISRALYDLGASVSVIPLKVVKKIGIQNLAPTSMTLQLADRSVKRPMGVLEDVPVKNGRLTFQIEGNNVEFNLPHLMKGPRVERVSTIEVIDEIVHEVAREEVEMEEVFQISLHDEAMKEDHEEILKKVEGFLPPKVQLKPLPPSLNYAFLDEGEAYPVIINANLSELQEMKLLQTLRTHRGSLRYSIDDIKGLSPSLCMHRIVLEEGSRPKVDGLRRINPKMAEVVKNEALKLLEAGIIYQITDSKWRCEVHNLVLNWEKCHFMVEEGVVLGHIVSRKGIEVDGAKVAVIENLSPPSNVKGVRSFLGHAGFYRRFIKDFSKIAKPLTSLLLKDAPFVFDEPCLEAFHRLKEALVTAPIIWAPDWNLPFEIMCDASDFAVGAEMLAIVHAVEKFWQYLVGSKVVVYSDNTILRQLMVKKDAKPRLLKWVLLLQEFDLEIKDKAGSENVVADHISRLTVEDHEIQDKSGLINEWLRDDGLMEVSVKTPWFADLANYIVSGFLPDEMEQRERRNLRNDAKRYFWNDPHLFRKCGDGIFWRCVSREEGLEIVNRVHNSAYGGHLATSRTIAKILQGGFYWPSMFKDIHYLVKSCDACQRVGNIGKRNEMPLTNILEIELFYCWGIDFMGPFPNSCGNEYILVAVDYVSKWIEAVAAPTNDSKVVIKLFKGTIFPRFGTPRAVISDGGSHFRKSTFKALLETHGVRHKTALAYHPQTSGQVEVSNRQIKAILEKVTNKSRKDWSQKLPDVLWALRTAYKTPLGTTPYKLVYGKACHLPVELEHKAWWALKEMNFDFDAAGEVKMFSGKLKSRWSGPFKVMQIFPYGAFELWSEEGGTFRFNGQRVKRYYDGDNKGPIEVLYLGEPLPEERAN, via the exons ATGATAAAGAATATGCAACTTCAACATAGTCAAGAAATGGCTAATTTTGCTAAGGCAACccaacaagaacaagcaaacttgagGGCTACCTTCCTTAAAGACATGAGAGAAATGGAATCAAGGATGGCCTCTCatgctatggctaaccctcaaAGGCCGCCCGGTGGTCTATTAGCCCAAGGTCAAAGCTCCAAGGatgcctcaaatagccaccaCACGCATGCGGTAGTTTTGAGAAGCGGTTTAGAGCTTGAGGACCCCTACAAGGATCTTGAGGTAGAAATTGAAGAAGATCCCGAAAGGAATGGAATAGAGATGAGTGGTGAAAAGGAAAATCCATCCATAACACCGTCGGCTAGAGTGAGTGAAGCCAAGAAGGGTAAGGAAGCTTGTGAAGAGTCTTCAAGTGGGGGAATTCAAGTGGAAAAAGATGTTGATGGATATGTGGAAGACCTTCCACATGAGGAAGAAGCAATTGAAGAAGTACCTTTGCAACACACCAAAAAGGTAACAAAGAATTCGGTTCCTCCAAAGGTATCTTCCAATTCTCAACTTGTGTCTAATATTCCTTATCCCTCACGAGCCATTAATAGTAGGGAAAACTTtaagtatgccaagttttgtgatatgcttgagaaacttgaagtCACCCTACCCTTTACAGAAGTGATTATGAACATGCTAAtctactcaaaatttttaaaagacaTCTTGACCAAGAAAAGGGTCTTGGGTGACCAAGAGATAGTGGCTATGGAAGAGGCATttagtgctcatatccttaacaaaATGCCCACTAAACTTGGTGACCCGGGAAGTTTTTCAATCCCATGTGTAGTTAGTGGTGTTCCTATATCACGAGCTCTTTATGACTtgggagcaagtgtgagtgtcattccTTTAAAAGTTGTAAAGAAAATTGGCATTCAAAACCTTGCTCCCACTTccatgactctccaattggcggataggtccgtcaagcgCCCTATGGGGGTGCTTGAGGATGTACCCGTCAAG aatgggcggctaaccttccaaattgaGGGCAACAATGTCGAATTTAACCTTCCACATTTGATGAAAGGACCAAGAGTTGAAAGGGTAAGCACTATTGAGGTGATTGATGAGATAGTTCATGAAGTAGCTCGAGAAGAAGTGGAAatggaagaggtttttcaaatctcCTTGCATGATGAAGCTATGAAGGAAGATCATGAAGAAATTttgaagaaagtggagggctttctccctccaaaggtacaactcaaacccttACCCCCCTCACTCAACTATGCTTTTCTTGATGAGGGGGAGGCTTACCCGGTGATCATAaatgctaacctaagtgagtTACAAGAAATGAAACTTTTGCAAACTTTGAGAACTCATAGAGGCTCACTCAGGTATAGCATAGATGACATCAAGGGCTTGAGcccgagtttgtgcatgcatagaattgtCTTGGAAGAGGGGAGTCGACCCAAGGTAGATGGTCTTAGGAGGATAAACCCTAAAATGGCCGAGGTAGTTAAAAATGAAGCGTTGAAATTACTTGAGGCCGGGATTATCTATCAAATAACAGATAGTAAATGG AGATGTGAGGTGCACAACCTCGTCCTAAATTGGGAaaaatgccattttatggtaGAGGAAGGGGTTGTACTCGGTCACATTGTCTCTAGAAAGGGTATTGAGGTTGATGGTGCTAAGGTCGCCGTTATAGAAAACTTGTCACCTCCTTCCAATGTAAAGGGAGTGAGGAGTTTTCTAGGCCACGCCGGCTTCTATAGGCGTTTCATTAAAGATTTTTCAAAGATAGCAAAACCATTAACTTCATTACTCCTCAAGGATGCCCCCTTTGTATTTGATGAACCTTGTCTTGAAGCTTTTCATAGGTTGAAGGAGGCATTGGTCACGGCTCCAATAATCTGGGCTCCGGATTGGAACCTCCctttcgagatcatgtgcgatgcttcggacttcgcggttggtgcg GAGATGTTAGCGATTGTTCATGCCGTTGAAAAATTTTGGCAATACCTTGTTGGctctaaggtggtggtttactccgatAACACCATCTTGAGACAATTAATGGTTAAGAAAGATGCAAAGCCCCGACTTTTGAAATGGGTCCTACTtctccaagaatttgatttagagatcAAGGATAAGGCCGGGTCGGAAAATGTTGTAGCCGACCATATATCAAGATTGACCGTTGAAGATCATGAGATACAAGACAAGAGTGGACTCATCAATGAGTGGTTACGGGATGATGGACTCATGGAAGTTAGCGTCAAAACTCCTTGGTTTGCGGATCTTGCAAACTACATTGTGAGTGGTTTCTTACCGGATGAAATGGAACAAAGGGAAAGGCGGAATTTGAGAAATGACGCCAAGAGATACTTTTGGAATGACCCACACTTGTTccgcaagtgtggggatggaataTTCTGGAGATGTGTTTCAAGAGAGGAGGGCTTGGAAATTGTCAACCGGGTTCACAATTCCGCCTATGGGGGACACTTGGCCACCTCTAGGACCattgccaagatcctccaaggtGGATTTTATTGGCCCTCCATGTTTAAGGACATCCACTACTTGGTTaaatcttgtgatgcttgccaaagggtTGGGAACATTGGAAAGAGGAATGAAATGCCCTTGACTAACATATTGGAAATTGAGCTTTTTTATTGTTGGggcatagacttcatgggaccctTCCCCAACTCTTGTGGCAATGAATACATCTTGGTCGCGGTGGACTACgtgtccaaatggattgaagcggtaGCCGCTCCCACCAATGATAGCAAGGTTGTGATAAAGCTTTTCAAAGGCACGATTTTCCCAAGGTTCGGAACACCAAGAGCAGTCATAAGTGATGGCGGATCACATTTCCGCAAAAGCACTTTCAAAGCTCTACTTGAAACACATGGAGTGCGGCATAAAACCGcccttgcctaccaccctcaaactagtgggcaagtggaaGTTTCTAACCGCCAAATTAAGGCCATTTTGGAGAAAGTCACAAACAAGAGCCGGAAAGATTGGTCACAAAAGCTCCCGGATGTGCTATGGGCATTGAGAACCGCCTACAAGACACCCCTTGGTACCACCCCCTATAAGCTTGTGTACGGGAAAGCTTGTCATTTGCCCGTTGAGCTAGAACACAAGGCTTGGTGGGCTCTCAAGGAGATGAACTTTGACTTTGACGCCGCCGGAGAG